The Spirochaetales bacterium genome segment GGAAATCGAAGAGATTATCGGGTTAAAAAAAGAGATAGGTTCGCAATACAACAGAGAGTTTTCTACGGAAGAACTTGAAACAATCAACGATGAGATGAAACGGCAATACGAAAAACTCAATGAACTATACAAGAAGGTCTTTCCCCGCGAGGCGCAGGAAGAAGCTGCTGCTGCAGAAGGCGAATCCTGAGAGTCGCCAACCTGACACAAGGGACCGTTATTCGGGCCAGAAAAGCTCGATATTCGATTTGATCGAATCATAGGGGCGCGCCCCCTGCAGGCGCATAAGTTCTTTTCCCTGGAAAAACATCATGATTGTCGGAACACTGTTGATGCCGTAGTGTAATGCGATATCCTTCTTTCTGTCGATATCGATTTTTATCGTCAGGAGTTTTCCCGAATACTCTTTTGCTATTCGTTGTATGACAGGCGAGACCATTTTACACGGGCCGCACCAGTCCGCATAGAAATCGACCAGTACGGGTTTTCCCGATGTACGGATCAGTTCTTCGAATGATTTCGGTAGATTTTTATCTGCCATCCTCTCCTCCTCGTTTTCCACACGGGGTTTCAGTCCATATATACTGCCGGTATTCAGCATATCTCTTTGCCGATATTTTGACAAGTGATTAATATATCAACATTATATACGGTACTATATCGAGCCGAATATTTTCCCCCCGGGATTCCATATCATATCGGAAACCCGCCCCAAGGGTAAATGGAAACGTAAAGGGGCCATGGCCGAAAGTGAATGTCAATTCCGCGCCACCGTAAAGAAACCGCCGGGGAACGAAATACGGCTCCCTGAACCGGTAGTCCGCCGTATATTCCAGATAGACGGAACCTTCCAGACGGAGCATATAAAATCCGAGAATAAGGGGCTGATCCAGAAGGGCGAGGGGAATGAGATAATCGAGTCCGAAGAGGAGTCTCCCTTCTTCCTGTTGTTTTTCTTCAAGAAACATAAGCC includes the following:
- the trxA gene encoding thioredoxin; this encodes MADKNLPKSFEELIRTSGKPVLVDFYADWCGPCKMVSPVIQRIAKEYSGKLLTIKIDIDRKKDIALHYGINSVPTIMMFFQGKELMRLQGARPYDSIKSNIELFWPE